A portion of the Leptospira noumeaensis genome contains these proteins:
- a CDS encoding nitric oxide reductase activation protein NorD — protein sequence MEWDQFVFYQGHKLWKKIRKKLTPPNPYYGYRMELEEGRILRYLQTLKNEPTTLIFGGENVSFGQNYLKFPEVVHLFLSESASKKYVRILLAYLSYLYNLEAVKTKKKEDIKKINEERPITRDLFFYLFRSFLNVFPGIRSDWKEIRIERLKIRKKDLTQYQKITSIFTHATSCISDLKHEFPTGKDFISKSDKQKVKSKESKQKLDPSDAEVLEVDEKKIEEYTLGHNFEKIETVEEFDGQWRDIDGEEDMEEEDALQELNLKHIIRTEDPVHTTRTSESGSGTTLEILDEKDIGNHFSYPEWDYKLKNYKPDYCNVVEEFPEQKDGHYTKQILEKQHSTLTLLKKKMMALLNQTRIKKRLVAGADIDLDALVDRYADIKAKISPSETIYMNPIRDVSDMVLYFLVDISLSTDSWIQEKRILDVERESLLLFSECLEELKIPFGIAGFYSRTRNFNQFLHLKQLTEPWISARDRLGSLSPIGYTRVGPALRHTSSILKQTSYKQKWIILITDARPNDYDQYEGKYGVEDVNKSVGECLLNGVQVFTLAIGTEEKPTIPSMMRNASYQMLFHPERLLDSLQEFFRRAIKV from the coding sequence TTGGAATGGGATCAGTTTGTATTTTACCAGGGTCATAAACTTTGGAAAAAAATTCGTAAAAAACTCACACCACCTAATCCGTATTATGGATATCGGATGGAGTTAGAAGAAGGCCGAATCCTAAGATATTTACAAACATTAAAAAATGAACCAACCACTCTGATATTTGGTGGGGAAAATGTAAGTTTTGGACAAAACTATTTGAAATTTCCGGAAGTGGTTCATTTGTTTTTATCAGAATCCGCTTCCAAGAAATATGTTAGGATCTTACTTGCCTATCTTTCTTATCTTTATAATCTCGAAGCAGTTAAAACAAAGAAGAAAGAAGATATAAAAAAGATAAATGAAGAAAGGCCCATAACAAGGGATCTTTTCTTTTATTTGTTTCGAAGTTTTTTAAATGTATTTCCTGGCATTCGTAGTGATTGGAAAGAAATTCGAATCGAGAGATTAAAAATTCGGAAAAAAGATTTAACACAATATCAAAAAATCACTTCTATATTCACACATGCAACTTCATGTATCTCTGATTTAAAACATGAGTTTCCCACAGGAAAAGATTTTATATCAAAATCTGATAAACAAAAAGTAAAGTCCAAAGAATCAAAACAAAAATTGGATCCAAGTGATGCTGAAGTTTTGGAAGTTGATGAGAAAAAAATAGAAGAATATACGTTAGGCCATAATTTCGAAAAAATCGAAACTGTAGAAGAGTTTGATGGGCAATGGCGTGACATTGACGGTGAGGAGGATATGGAAGAAGAGGATGCTTTACAAGAGCTGAACTTAAAACATATCATTCGAACGGAAGATCCAGTTCATACCACTCGAACCAGTGAGTCTGGATCTGGAACAACATTGGAAATTTTAGATGAAAAGGATATTGGAAATCATTTTTCCTATCCAGAGTGGGATTATAAGTTAAAAAACTATAAACCAGACTACTGTAATGTTGTCGAAGAATTTCCTGAACAGAAAGACGGCCATTATACAAAACAAATATTAGAGAAACAACATTCCACTTTGACGTTGCTAAAAAAGAAGATGATGGCTCTTCTAAACCAAACTCGAATTAAAAAGAGATTGGTTGCGGGTGCTGATATTGACTTGGATGCTCTTGTTGATCGTTATGCGGACATCAAAGCCAAGATTAGTCCATCAGAAACAATTTATATGAATCCCATTCGAGATGTTTCGGACATGGTATTGTATTTCCTTGTTGATATCAGTTTGTCTACAGATTCATGGATCCAAGAGAAAAGAATTTTAGATGTGGAGAGAGAAAGTTTACTCCTATTTTCAGAATGTTTAGAAGAACTAAAAATTCCTTTCGGAATCGCTGGTTTTTATTCTAGAACTCGTAATTTTAATCAATTCCTACATTTGAAACAGTTAACGGAACCTTGGATTTCTGCCCGCGATCGTTTGGGGTCATTATCACCAATTGGGTACACTCGGGTTGGCCCTGCCCTTCGCCATACGAGTTCGATACTAAAACAAACATCCTATAAACAAAAATGGATTATTCTCATCACAGACGCTCGTCCCAATGATTATGATCAGTACGAAGGGAAGTATGGGGTTGAAGATGTAAATAAATCTGTCGGTGAATGTTTGTTAAATGGAGTGCAGGTTTTTACTTTGGCAATTGGAACTGAGGAAAAACCAACAATTCCATCGATGATGAGAAATGCTAGTTATCAAATGTTGTTTCATCCCGAAAGGCTCCTCGATTCTCTCCAAGAGTTTTTTCGAAGAGCCATAAAAGTTTAA
- a CDS encoding CbbQ/NirQ/NorQ/GpvN family protein, translated as MLTKKAPYYEPIGKEIEIFQMAAENSLPLLLKGPTGSGKSRFLEYMAHLMGRRLITILCNDETSSVDLVGRFLVKGADTIWMDGPLTTGVKEGAIVYLDEIAEARPDTLVTIHSLTDHRRTLFLERKNEEVSAHPDFLLVASYNPGYQRGFKELKPSTKQRFLGMDFPYPKMAVEEKIIVGETGISETLAKKLVQFANLVRNKQELGLAETVSTRLLVSCAKLIAKGLPSRLAGRTAIILPLSDDNDTVAALQDSFDLIF; from the coding sequence ATGTTAACAAAGAAAGCACCCTATTACGAACCAATAGGTAAGGAAATAGAAATCTTTCAAATGGCGGCAGAGAATTCTCTGCCGCTTTTGTTGAAAGGCCCCACTGGATCCGGTAAGTCTCGATTTTTGGAATATATGGCTCACCTAATGGGTCGTAGGCTCATTACAATTTTGTGTAACGATGAAACCTCTTCCGTGGATCTCGTCGGAAGATTTTTAGTGAAAGGTGCCGATACCATTTGGATGGATGGACCCTTAACAACAGGAGTCAAAGAAGGAGCCATTGTTTATTTGGATGAAATTGCAGAAGCAAGACCCGATACACTAGTAACCATTCATTCTTTAACCGACCACCGTCGCACTTTATTTTTAGAAAGAAAAAATGAAGAGGTGAGTGCACATCCAGATTTTTTACTCGTTGCATCCTACAATCCAGGATACCAAAGAGGATTTAAGGAATTAAAACCTTCCACCAAACAACGATTTCTTGGAATGGATTTCCCTTACCCGAAAATGGCTGTGGAAGAAAAAATCATTGTGGGAGAAACTGGTATCAGCGAAACACTAGCCAAAAAGTTAGTTCAATTCGCTAACCTTGTGAGAAATAAACAAGAGTTAGGTTTGGCGGAGACTGTTTCGACAAGGCTTCTTGTTTCTTGTGCAAAATTAATTGCCAAAGGTCTTCCTTCTCGGCTTGCAGGAAGGACAGCGATCATTTTGCCTCTCTCGGACGACAATGATACAGTTGCAGCCTTACAAGACAGCTTCGATTTGATTTTTTAG
- a CDS encoding cbb3-type cytochrome c oxidase subunit I: MRFQSQKVAYWFFATCMLLLSLQIVYGFIMGFARIGLDGLHDFIPFNTARATHTNLLVVWLLTGFMGAAYYIIPEESDRELYSVKLAYIQLLSWVVVGVIAIIGFHFNWWEGRKFLEIPRPLDYLVVVNVLTFLFNIAMTIWQAKKRSTTQLVLFFGLLCAALLYLPGMIYFDNQTLDSYFRWWVVHLWVEGVWELIMGGILAFLLIKLTGVDREVIEKWLYVVVGLTFLSGILGTGHHYYWIGTPKYWLMIGGIFSALEPLAFLGMAIWALNMYRKKGKNHPNKIALYWTLGSAMMSFIGAGFLGFAHTWPSVNQWTHGTLITAMHGHLAFWGAYAMLVLAVISYAMPNLTGRKLFTGMSGYLAFWASNIGMLGMTGALAVAGITQVYLERKLGMDFLVVQKEIIFHFIGMLLAATLFTVGIAYFIVDFIRHGLPSNEAVGKNLGDLD, encoded by the coding sequence ATGAGATTCCAATCACAAAAGGTCGCATATTGGTTCTTTGCAACTTGTATGTTACTCTTGTCTTTACAAATCGTATATGGTTTCATAATGGGGTTTGCTCGTATTGGATTAGATGGACTACATGATTTCATTCCATTTAATACCGCTCGTGCCACACATACAAATTTACTCGTCGTATGGTTGTTAACCGGGTTTATGGGAGCTGCCTATTACATCATTCCCGAAGAATCAGACAGAGAGTTGTATAGTGTTAAACTAGCTTACATTCAACTTTTATCTTGGGTTGTTGTTGGGGTGATTGCCATTATTGGTTTTCATTTTAATTGGTGGGAAGGCCGTAAGTTCTTAGAAATCCCAAGACCACTCGATTATTTGGTTGTTGTGAATGTATTAACATTTTTGTTTAACATCGCTATGACAATCTGGCAGGCTAAAAAAAGAAGTACAACACAACTTGTGTTATTCTTTGGATTGTTATGTGCGGCTTTACTTTATCTACCAGGTATGATCTACTTTGACAACCAAACACTTGACTCTTACTTTAGATGGTGGGTGGTTCATCTTTGGGTTGAGGGAGTATGGGAACTCATTATGGGTGGTATCCTTGCCTTTTTACTCATCAAACTTACAGGAGTGGATAGAGAGGTCATTGAAAAATGGTTATACGTAGTTGTGGGTTTAACCTTCCTTTCTGGAATTTTGGGTACGGGTCACCACTACTATTGGATCGGAACTCCTAAGTATTGGCTTATGATCGGTGGAATTTTTTCTGCTTTAGAACCACTGGCTTTTCTTGGGATGGCCATCTGGGCACTCAATATGTATCGCAAAAAAGGTAAAAACCATCCTAACAAAATTGCTCTTTATTGGACTTTGGGAAGTGCGATGATGTCCTTCATTGGAGCTGGATTTTTAGGTTTTGCGCATACTTGGCCTTCTGTCAACCAATGGACTCATGGAACACTCATCACTGCGATGCACGGGCACCTTGCCTTCTGGGGAGCCTACGCTATGTTAGTGTTAGCTGTGATTTCTTATGCTATGCCAAATCTAACTGGAAGAAAACTATTTACTGGAATGTCTGGTTATTTGGCATTTTGGGCTTCCAATATTGGAATGTTAGGAATGACAGGGGCACTTGCTGTTGCCGGAATCACACAAGTGTATCTGGAGCGTAAATTGGGGATGGACTTCCTCGTGGTTCAAAAAGAAATTATATTCCATTTCATTGGAATGTTACTTGCGGCTACTCTCTTTACTGTTGGTATCGCTTATTTCATTGTGGATTTCATTCGACACGGTCTTCCTTCCAATGAAGCTGTCGGAAAAAATCTTGGTGACCTCGATTAA
- a CDS encoding c-type cytochrome translates to MLSKSQARAFFLGGTFLFSAIFVFLTVDTVRQNDTRTNVQNMTEDVLKGKEIWEKNNCMGCHTLLGEGAYYAPDLTKVVERRGATWIDVFLDDPQAMFPGERKMVKYNFTKEEKVQVIAFLDWVGKINANGWPPKPNIPIDSIATPQIPQVKSNAVVLSQPEKFSQLCIACHAVGGKGGNVGPALDHVGSKFDSDYLNRWLSDPQAIKPGTNMPKLPLTDPERKDIVTYLSALK, encoded by the coding sequence ATGCTATCTAAATCGCAAGCAAGGGCGTTCTTTTTGGGGGGCACCTTTTTGTTCAGTGCAATCTTTGTGTTTCTCACAGTGGATACCGTGCGACAAAATGATACCCGAACCAATGTGCAGAATATGACAGAAGATGTTCTGAAAGGAAAAGAAATTTGGGAAAAAAACAATTGTATGGGATGCCATACATTGTTAGGTGAAGGTGCTTATTATGCCCCAGATCTTACTAAGGTTGTCGAAAGACGTGGTGCCACATGGATCGATGTATTTTTAGATGATCCACAGGCAATGTTTCCTGGAGAAAGGAAGATGGTGAAGTATAACTTCACAAAGGAAGAGAAAGTGCAAGTCATTGCGTTTCTTGACTGGGTAGGTAAAATTAATGCCAACGGATGGCCTCCTAAACCAAATATCCCCATTGATTCCATTGCAACTCCGCAAATCCCACAGGTTAAATCAAATGCCGTTGTTTTGTCTCAACCGGAAAAATTTTCCCAACTTTGTATCGCCTGTCATGCCGTAGGTGGTAAGGGTGGAAATGTTGGGCCTGCACTTGATCATGTAGGTTCTAAGTTCGATTCTGATTATCTCAATCGTTGGTTATCAGATCCACAAGCCATCAAACCGGGAACAAATATGCCAAAGTTGCCGTTAACTGATCCAGAAAGAAAAGACATCGTAACTTACCTTTCTGCGTTGAAATAA
- a CDS encoding cytochrome c oxidase subunit 3, producing the protein MSDEKDFPNQSLWYPPGGILIWMIVLVEVLTFCLGIGSLLYDKSKDPTGFLMMQSKLTKTFAFWNTIFLLSSGFCIALAVFYKTKQKLNYFTILLSASIAFGFAFLFLKFYEFREKWNLGFDLDGNIFFSYYWLLTGFHYLHVVVGVLILFIIYRSRKTISFENLEAGAIFWHMCDLIWLLLYPALYLIQ; encoded by the coding sequence ATGTCCGATGAAAAAGATTTCCCTAATCAATCCTTATGGTATCCACCTGGAGGAATCCTCATTTGGATGATTGTACTTGTCGAAGTGCTGACTTTCTGTTTGGGAATCGGTTCCCTTTTGTATGATAAATCCAAGGATCCAACTGGATTTTTGATGATGCAATCGAAACTAACAAAAACTTTTGCGTTTTGGAATACAATCTTTCTACTCAGCAGTGGATTTTGTATTGCCCTTGCTGTGTTTTATAAAACCAAACAGAAATTAAACTATTTTACAATTCTTCTATCTGCTTCTATTGCATTTGGATTTGCTTTCCTTTTTCTTAAATTTTATGAGTTTCGAGAGAAATGGAACTTAGGTTTCGATTTGGATGGTAATATTTTTTTTAGTTATTATTGGTTACTCACAGGATTTCATTACTTACATGTAGTTGTAGGAGTGCTCATTCTTTTTATCATATATAGGAGTCGTAAAACAATATCATTCGAAAACTTAGAGGCTGGAGCCATATTTTGGCATATGTGCGATTTAATCTGGCTTCTTTTATATCCCGCGCTGTATTTGATTCAATAG
- a CDS encoding prokaryotic cytochrome C oxidase subunit IV — MKSIVTTYIILLFIVYYSFFGMGTSIPGNWNLILMSAAKFLFICFVFMNLKEAHLFWKVTFPILIGIYSFSIWILT; from the coding sequence ATGAAAAGCATCGTAACCACTTATATCATTTTATTATTCATAGTATATTATTCCTTTTTTGGAATGGGAACCTCAATTCCCGGAAATTGGAATTTGATCCTCATGAGTGCGGCTAAATTTCTATTCATTTGTTTTGTATTTATGAATCTGAAAGAGGCTCATCTATTTTGGAAAGTCACCTTTCCGATACTCATTGGAATCTATTCTTTTAGTATCTGGATTCTAACTTAA
- the mtnC gene encoding acireductone synthase codes for MIKHNLLDIEGTTAPIAFVHQILFPYAKKHIVTFLKDYQFTEVKWEEIRLEFEKDIVLREEKFVSRFSKTESNLKSELLSFSPEIVPSYFEYLIEKDRKFGPLKEVQGKIWKQGYESGEIKSTVYPDVPGFLKKAQEDGIQNHVYSSGSVEAQILIYQYSELGDLRNYFVSYYDTAVGGKREKQSYENIIKELKSSPNQIRFFTDIVEEAEAASSAGMDVVILNRPGNIPQKPHSFPVWDHF; via the coding sequence ATGATCAAACATAACTTACTCGATATCGAAGGGACAACGGCACCGATTGCCTTTGTCCATCAAATCCTTTTTCCCTATGCTAAAAAACATATTGTTACTTTCCTAAAAGACTATCAGTTTACGGAGGTTAAATGGGAAGAAATTCGATTGGAATTTGAAAAGGATATCGTTTTAAGAGAAGAAAAGTTTGTATCTCGTTTTTCTAAAACTGAATCCAATCTAAAATCAGAACTTTTGTCTTTTTCTCCTGAGATTGTTCCATCTTATTTTGAATACTTAATTGAGAAGGATCGTAAATTTGGCCCTTTAAAAGAAGTCCAAGGAAAAATCTGGAAACAAGGTTATGAATCGGGTGAAATCAAGAGCACTGTCTATCCAGATGTTCCTGGGTTTTTAAAAAAAGCACAGGAAGATGGGATACAGAATCATGTGTATTCTTCTGGTTCTGTTGAAGCCCAAATTTTGATTTACCAGTATTCAGAGTTAGGTGATTTGAGAAATTATTTTGTTTCTTATTATGATACCGCCGTTGGTGGGAAAAGAGAAAAACAAAGTTATGAGAACATTATCAAAGAATTAAAATCTTCTCCCAATCAAATTCGTTTTTTTACTGATATAGTAGAGGAAGCTGAGGCAGCAAGTTCGGCGGGAATGGATGTAGTCATTTTAAACCGACCAGGCAATATCCCGCAAAAACCACACTCCTTTCCCGTTTGGGATCATTTTTAA
- a CDS encoding MFS transporter, which translates to MNQKQTKRDTSYLRFIGLGELADHGSRGILAFWVILALTFFLFGDQNLIAPNMKNIAASLGITSQAEIDWKFGAEVPTLFFILGALVSLSMGYLSQAFSRKRLLIAAVLLGEIPCFLSGFATSYNEFLILRTLCGFGLGGIFPLIYSLIGDYFSSHSRAIATGYVSLMIGLGVGVGQLLGGILGGADPINGWRASFIYMSAPSFLFAFIYLVFCEEPKRGGSEEVDAANTLSHKITFKDFKILFENKTNIGVFLQGIPGCIPWGVFFVFLADYYENTYLFSKEVAAGMITFAAIGIFIGSFFGGVLGQLLYNIKKQYQPLLCIFSIIFGIFPAVYLLYAFNIVGNMALFIGLNVITGILISITGPNVGAVLINVNSPKSRSAIFSLYNLTDNLGKGLGPAMSAVILGLTTDRALALSLSILFWIPCALAWFLILFNYEKDEETMRNRLLTEG; encoded by the coding sequence ATGAACCAAAAACAAACAAAACGAGATACATCCTATTTGAGATTCATTGGCCTTGGCGAACTCGCAGACCATGGGTCTAGAGGAATTTTGGCATTTTGGGTAATTCTTGCCCTCACATTCTTTTTGTTTGGTGATCAAAACTTAATTGCACCGAATATGAAAAATATTGCCGCTTCTCTCGGAATTACAAGTCAGGCAGAGATTGATTGGAAATTTGGTGCCGAAGTACCAACTTTATTTTTTATTTTGGGTGCTTTGGTTTCTTTGTCGATGGGGTATCTTTCACAAGCATTTTCGCGCAAACGTTTGTTAATTGCTGCTGTTTTACTTGGTGAAATTCCTTGTTTTTTATCTGGTTTTGCTACTTCCTATAATGAGTTTTTGATTTTGCGTACACTTTGTGGATTTGGACTAGGGGGAATATTTCCTTTGATTTATAGTCTGATAGGTGATTATTTTTCAAGTCATTCAAGGGCAATCGCCACTGGTTATGTTTCGCTTATGATTGGCCTTGGTGTGGGTGTTGGTCAGTTACTGGGAGGAATTTTAGGTGGGGCTGATCCCATTAATGGATGGAGGGCTTCATTCATTTATATGTCAGCACCTTCTTTTCTTTTTGCTTTCATTTATTTAGTGTTTTGTGAAGAACCAAAACGTGGTGGTTCCGAAGAAGTCGACGCAGCAAACACTCTTTCGCACAAAATTACATTCAAAGACTTTAAAATACTTTTTGAAAATAAAACCAACATAGGTGTATTTTTACAAGGCATTCCTGGTTGTATCCCATGGGGTGTGTTTTTTGTTTTTTTAGCAGATTATTATGAAAACACTTATCTGTTTTCAAAAGAAGTCGCTGCTGGTATGATCACTTTTGCTGCCATAGGTATTTTTATTGGATCATTTTTTGGAGGAGTGCTTGGTCAGTTACTTTATAATATAAAAAAACAATACCAACCTTTACTCTGCATCTTCTCCATTATATTTGGAATTTTCCCAGCAGTATATTTGTTATATGCATTTAACATTGTTGGAAATATGGCATTATTTATTGGACTAAACGTAATCACTGGTATACTCATCTCCATCACGGGGCCGAATGTAGGCGCGGTGCTTATCAATGTGAACTCTCCAAAATCAAGAAGTGCTATCTTTTCTCTTTATAACCTGACAGACAATTTGGGAAAAGGTCTTGGGCCTGCAATGTCTGCTGTAATTTTAGGTTTAACAACCGATCGCGCTTTGGCACTATCCTTATCGATTTTGTTTTGGATCCCTTGTGCATTGGCTTGGTTTCTCATTCTTTTTAACTACGAAAAAGATGAAGAAACAATGCGAAATCGTTTGTTAACAGAAGGATAA
- a CDS encoding WecB/TagA/CpsF family glycosyltransferase has translation MKQLSEIVHNSSKDERDILLEYQNIDVSKLETLNVLGIPIDNVTTDEAIAKLFRVLEKKEGMHHVLFLDPIKLMRMRPKKSLHRIAEKAGTILVEGAGIGWMTSGRLKERVTPIAVMMDLIRLAELKEFTAFIFGAKDEIVERIYFNLTRHFPKVRIVGRHAGHLDRQREMRVKEAIRKTGPDIIFLAMDFPNQEIWIENNTGYFGKAVVIGVGGALDMLSGADKKAPEWFKERGLIWLWRIIARPYRIQRMWETVYFLLLGIRERFRKH, from the coding sequence ATGAAGCAACTGAGCGAAATCGTTCACAATTCCTCAAAAGATGAGAGGGATATACTACTAGAATACCAAAATATCGATGTTTCCAAGCTGGAAACTCTGAACGTTTTGGGAATTCCCATCGATAATGTCACTACTGACGAAGCCATAGCCAAACTCTTTCGCGTGCTTGAGAAAAAAGAAGGCATGCACCATGTTTTATTTTTAGATCCCATCAAACTCATGAGGATGCGTCCCAAAAAATCACTCCACCGCATTGCAGAAAAAGCAGGAACTATATTGGTGGAAGGTGCAGGGATTGGTTGGATGACTTCTGGAAGACTCAAAGAACGAGTCACTCCGATTGCTGTCATGATGGATCTCATTCGTTTGGCAGAACTCAAAGAATTCACAGCATTCATCTTTGGAGCCAAAGATGAAATTGTGGAACGCATTTATTTCAACCTCACAAGACATTTTCCCAAAGTTCGAATTGTAGGAAGGCATGCAGGCCATCTCGATAGACAGAGAGAAATGCGAGTCAAAGAAGCCATTCGTAAAACTGGCCCGGATATCATTTTCCTTGCTATGGACTTTCCAAACCAAGAAATTTGGATCGAAAATAACACTGGATACTTTGGTAAAGCGGTTGTGATTGGGGTGGGAGGCGCCTTAGATATGTTATCTGGTGCTGATAAAAAAGCACCAGAGTGGTTTAAGGAAAGAGGACTCATCTGGCTTTGGAGGATCATCGCAAGACCCTACCGAATCCAAAGGATGTGGGAAACTGTTTACTTCTTATTACTTGGGATCCGCGAACGATTCCGCAAACATTAA
- a CDS encoding glycogen-binding domain-containing protein, whose product MMKFKSIRIALFLLFFVGIGIFADDGMDWIGSFSSKELEMSDETENQDTVYYLWQLESLKKNIAPRYIRYLDVESYVSTGKLIHRGILFTYNGLREEAVEICGSFNHWECSEMKRNQYGIYYTVIEPTQITDNYEEDPVYEYKFRVNGLLTYDPENFDKLEDGSGSYYSRFILENTDTDRQTKTMVLEDSANEERDLRTVKFQIYLPNAEVVRVVGSFNDWNPEHDFLKKDRKGVFTLEKKLLPGEYHYQFIVDGEYMLDTYNPTTNIKVDTNESVSSLLVPERNYALERKM is encoded by the coding sequence ATGATGAAATTCAAATCCATCCGAATCGCCCTATTTTTACTGTTTTTTGTTGGAATTGGAATCTTTGCCGACGACGGGATGGATTGGATTGGAAGTTTTTCCTCAAAAGAACTGGAGATGTCCGATGAAACGGAAAACCAGGATACGGTTTATTACCTCTGGCAATTGGAAAGTCTCAAAAAAAATATCGCTCCACGTTACATCCGTTATCTAGATGTAGAGTCTTACGTATCAACAGGCAAACTCATCCACAGAGGGATTTTATTTACTTACAATGGCCTCCGCGAGGAAGCCGTAGAAATCTGTGGAAGTTTTAATCACTGGGAATGTTCCGAAATGAAACGGAACCAATACGGAATTTATTATACGGTAATTGAACCCACTCAAATCACAGATAACTATGAAGAAGATCCCGTTTACGAATACAAATTCCGAGTGAATGGACTTCTTACTTACGATCCCGAAAATTTTGATAAGTTGGAAGATGGATCAGGGTCTTACTATTCTCGATTCATTTTAGAAAATACCGACACTGACCGCCAAACAAAAACTATGGTTCTCGAAGATTCGGCAAACGAAGAACGCGACTTACGAACAGTTAAATTTCAAATTTACCTTCCAAACGCAGAAGTGGTTCGTGTGGTGGGAAGTTTTAACGATTGGAACCCAGAACACGATTTCCTTAAAAAAGATAGAAAGGGTGTGTTCACGCTTGAAAAAAAATTGTTACCTGGTGAATACCATTACCAATTCATTGTTGATGGGGAATATATGTTGGATACTTACAATCCAACCACCAATATCAAAGTAGACACCAATGAATCGGTATCTTCTCTACTCGTTCCAGAAAGAAATTATGCCTTAGAACGTAAGATGTAG
- a CDS encoding ATP-dependent Clp protease adaptor ClpS: MTGAGASQPSILEETEIRPRLNDGPWKVVLWDDDFHTYEYVIEMLMDVCQMPWEKAFQHAVEVDTRKKTIVFTGELEHAEFVHERILNYGPDPRMGSSKGSMTATLEK, from the coding sequence ATGACCGGTGCCGGAGCTTCCCAACCTTCCATCTTAGAAGAAACTGAAATTAGGCCACGCCTAAACGATGGGCCTTGGAAGGTTGTTCTTTGGGATGATGACTTTCATACCTATGAATACGTCATCGAGATGTTAATGGATGTATGTCAAATGCCTTGGGAAAAGGCTTTCCAACATGCGGTCGAAGTGGACACCAGAAAAAAAACCATAGTCTTCACTGGTGAATTAGAACATGCGGAGTTTGTCCACGAACGAATTTTGAACTATGGCCCGGATCCAAGAATGGGTTCTTCAAAAGGTTCCATGACAGCAACTCTAGAGAAGTAA
- a CDS encoding transketolase family protein — translation MGAPSQSTADKKATRDAYGEALVELGASRQDVVVLDADLSGSTKTADFKKKYPERFFNVGVAEQNLVGHAAGLALSGFVPFASSFAMFLSGRAWEVVRNSVVYPKVNVKLVASHGGITVGEDGASHQCIEDFAIMRVIPEMTVICPSDFNETKQVIHAIADYKGPVYVRVGRPAIPVIERENYKFQIGKAEVISEGKDVCIIANGVMVNEAMIAVGLLKEKGINASLLNMATIKPLDKDAIIAKAKECGAIVTCEEHNVIGGLGSAVSELLSEEYPVPILKVGMKDTFGKSGTWSGLLDYFGLRAKDVVSHVELAISKKKK, via the coding sequence ATGGGAGCACCTAGCCAATCCACAGCAGACAAAAAAGCAACGAGAGATGCCTACGGCGAAGCCTTAGTTGAGTTAGGTGCATCTAGACAAGATGTCGTAGTTTTAGATGCGGATCTTTCCGGTTCCACTAAAACTGCGGATTTTAAAAAAAAATATCCTGAACGTTTTTTTAACGTTGGTGTCGCTGAACAAAACTTAGTTGGTCATGCGGCAGGCCTTGCTCTTTCTGGGTTTGTGCCTTTTGCTTCCAGTTTTGCTATGTTTTTATCTGGCAGAGCTTGGGAAGTGGTTCGTAATAGTGTGGTTTACCCAAAAGTAAACGTAAAACTAGTTGCTTCTCATGGTGGAATCACTGTGGGTGAAGACGGTGCTTCTCACCAATGTATTGAAGATTTTGCTATCATGCGAGTCATTCCAGAAATGACTGTGATTTGTCCTTCTGATTTTAACGAAACCAAACAAGTCATCCATGCCATTGCAGATTACAAAGGTCCTGTGTATGTAAGGGTTGGTCGTCCAGCAATTCCTGTCATCGAAAGAGAAAACTACAAGTTCCAAATTGGAAAAGCAGAAGTCATCTCGGAAGGAAAGGACGTTTGTATCATTGCCAATGGTGTGATGGTAAACGAAGCGATGATTGCTGTTGGCCTTTTGAAAGAAAAAGGAATTAACGCAAGCCTTCTCAATATGGCAACCATCAAACCTTTGGACAAAGACGCCATCATCGCCAAAGCAAAAGAATGTGGTGCGATTGTAACTTGTGAAGAACACAATGTGATCGGTGGCCTCGGTTCTGCAGTTTCTGAACTCCTTTCGGAAGAGTATCCTGTTCCTATTTTAAAAGTGGGGATGAAAGATACCTTCGGTAAATCAGGAACTTGGAGTGGTTTACTCGACTACTTTGGTCTTCGTGCTAAAGACGTTGTTTCACACGTAGAACTCGCAATTTCCAAAAAGAAAAAGTAA